A genomic segment from Lignipirellula cremea encodes:
- a CDS encoding NPCBM/NEW2 domain-containing protein, protein MLPRKALSAALLTLGCFAATCVTAWAGIEVEVSQLSGEKVTGELLSLAPDHAVVKQDGAEVRLNYTDLIAITPVKKSSDAKGPESSVTIDLVDGSELRASSYTVSDSQAVAALRNGGQAETHTRSIRSVRFQSQKGDLIDQWTSIIDVEAKGDLIVVRKTTMVEVEDENGDKKTVTRDALDYLEGIVHDITAESVQFEFNGRKIDVNRSKLDGVVYYHPPGRELPDAMCQVDDLGGGAYRAKTLETDADQIHLVSVAGARLSLPLAAVQRFDFSSGKIAYLSDLDPDRIEWSPFFDPGPIAENLTRWNMPRRDISFDGASLQLAGKSYAKGLAIHSRTLLTYRLNGKFGRFLAKAGIDDSVGEGGNVELLIRGDGQDLYRGQLSGKDEQPVEIDLDITDVRRLTILVDFGEAGDIADHLDLCDARVKK, encoded by the coding sequence ATGCTCCCTCGAAAAGCTCTCTCGGCCGCCCTGCTAACCCTGGGCTGTTTCGCCGCGACCTGCGTCACCGCCTGGGCCGGGATCGAGGTCGAAGTTTCGCAACTCTCCGGAGAAAAAGTCACCGGCGAACTCCTCTCCCTCGCCCCTGACCATGCCGTCGTCAAACAGGATGGCGCCGAAGTCCGCCTGAACTACACCGACCTGATCGCCATTACTCCGGTGAAAAAATCCAGCGACGCCAAGGGGCCGGAAAGCAGCGTCACCATCGATCTGGTCGACGGATCGGAACTGCGGGCTTCCAGCTACACCGTCAGCGACAGCCAGGCCGTAGCCGCCCTGCGCAACGGCGGCCAGGCGGAAACCCACACCCGCTCCATCCGCAGCGTGCGGTTCCAGTCGCAAAAAGGGGACCTGATCGACCAGTGGACCTCAATCATTGATGTCGAAGCCAAAGGTGATCTCATCGTCGTCCGCAAAACGACCATGGTGGAAGTCGAAGATGAAAATGGCGACAAAAAAACGGTCACCCGCGACGCCCTGGATTATCTCGAAGGTATCGTTCACGACATCACGGCCGAATCGGTCCAGTTTGAATTCAACGGTCGCAAGATCGACGTCAACCGCAGCAAGCTCGACGGCGTCGTTTACTATCACCCGCCCGGTCGCGAACTGCCCGACGCCATGTGCCAGGTCGACGACCTGGGCGGCGGCGCCTACCGAGCCAAAACGCTGGAAACCGACGCCGACCAGATCCACCTGGTCTCGGTCGCCGGGGCCCGCTTGAGCCTGCCCCTGGCGGCCGTACAGCGGTTTGATTTTTCCAGCGGCAAGATCGCTTATCTGAGCGATCTGGATCCGGACCGGATCGAATGGTCGCCGTTTTTTGATCCCGGCCCGATCGCCGAGAACCTGACCCGCTGGAACATGCCCCGTCGCGATATCAGTTTTGACGGCGCCTCGCTGCAGCTGGCAGGCAAGTCGTACGCCAAAGGGCTCGCCATCCACAGCCGCACCCTGCTGACTTACCGCCTGAACGGCAAGTTTGGCCGTTTCCTCGCCAAAGCCGGCATCGATGACAGCGTGGGCGAAGGCGGAAACGTTGAACTTCTGATCCGCGGCGACGGCCAGGATCTCTACCGCGGGCAGCTTTCCGGAAAAGACGAACAACCCGTGGAAATCGATCTCGATATTACGGACGTGCGACGCCTCACCATCCTGGTCGATTTCGGCGAGGCGGGCGATATCGCCGACCATTTAGACCTCTGCGATGCAAGGGTGAAAAAGTGA
- a CDS encoding leucine-rich repeat domain-containing protein, translated as MNKPVIGRFLLFTLLAAGACCLTGCPQDIVPKSRSVAGNTAEPGKPVRPPIADDTEEPEVNPAATATTEPVDNTPDKSDTPDNTAVAAKPPVKPAPPAEPAFDEKPLLAIIEDIGGTVVRNTDGDITEIDFTSGFNIPDRLKEQIASLSELKALPKLERLSFFGPVIDDAALEEVVKITQLKELGLEKTEISNDGMAILQALPNLEELGLGVTNVTDEGYTHIAKMPKIKRVFAYRTYVTDSGLEALAKHPTIEALDFNECQLVSDYGVSHLTDLPKLKYLKIWGQQISDESLASIKGKERFVVLGLDESLVSNAGMEDIKSLVNLQELYMRNCNISDEGLYSLSALANLKRLRLRGCALITNAGWVVLDPLDKLERLDLSETTINDEGAQHLKGMAGLKDLNLWLTQVGDDGAKHLAEMTSLTTLNLDACPITDAGVAHLPKLKNLTFLHLGRTPITDEAIEHLKKMTHLKQLVLTHTELTESAVADLRKAMPDTKVEYP; from the coding sequence ATGAATAAGCCGGTTATTGGTCGTTTCCTCCTGTTCACGTTGCTCGCAGCGGGAGCCTGCTGCCTGACAGGCTGCCCGCAAGATATCGTCCCCAAATCGCGTTCCGTGGCGGGCAACACGGCCGAACCCGGCAAGCCCGTTCGTCCGCCCATCGCCGACGACACCGAAGAACCGGAAGTCAACCCGGCCGCAACCGCCACCACCGAGCCCGTCGACAACACGCCCGACAAATCGGATACGCCCGACAACACCGCCGTTGCGGCCAAACCGCCGGTGAAGCCGGCCCCGCCTGCGGAACCGGCGTTCGATGAGAAGCCTTTGCTGGCCATTATCGAAGACATCGGCGGTACGGTCGTCCGCAACACGGACGGCGACATTACCGAAATCGACTTCACCAGCGGCTTCAATATTCCCGATCGTTTGAAAGAGCAGATTGCCTCGCTGTCGGAACTCAAAGCGCTGCCCAAGCTGGAGCGGCTGTCCTTCTTTGGCCCGGTGATTGACGACGCCGCCCTGGAAGAGGTTGTCAAAATCACCCAGCTGAAAGAACTCGGCCTGGAAAAAACCGAAATCAGCAACGACGGCATGGCCATTCTCCAGGCGCTGCCCAACCTGGAAGAACTCGGCCTGGGCGTTACCAACGTCACCGACGAAGGTTACACCCACATCGCCAAGATGCCGAAAATCAAGCGAGTTTTCGCCTATCGCACCTATGTGACCGATTCCGGCCTGGAAGCACTCGCGAAGCATCCCACCATCGAAGCGCTCGACTTTAACGAGTGCCAGCTGGTCTCCGACTATGGCGTCAGCCACCTGACCGACCTGCCCAAACTGAAATACCTGAAAATCTGGGGACAGCAGATCTCCGACGAATCGTTGGCCTCGATCAAAGGGAAAGAACGCTTCGTGGTGCTGGGACTCGACGAAAGCCTGGTCTCCAACGCCGGCATGGAAGATATCAAATCGCTGGTCAACCTGCAGGAGCTCTACATGCGCAACTGCAATATCAGCGACGAAGGCCTGTACAGCCTGAGCGCCCTGGCCAACCTCAAGCGACTTCGCCTGCGGGGCTGTGCGCTGATCACCAACGCCGGCTGGGTCGTGCTGGATCCGCTCGACAAACTCGAACGGCTGGACCTGAGCGAAACCACCATCAACGATGAAGGCGCCCAGCATCTCAAAGGGATGGCCGGCCTCAAGGACCTCAACCTGTGGCTGACCCAGGTCGGCGACGACGGCGCCAAACACCTGGCGGAAATGACCAGCCTCACCACCCTCAACCTCGACGCCTGCCCCATCACCGACGCCGGCGTGGCCCATCTGCCTAAGCTCAAAAACCTGACCTTCCTGCATCTGGGACGCACGCCCATCACCGACGAGGCGATTGAACACCTGAAGAAAATGACCCACCTCAAGCAGCTGGTTCTGACCCACACGGAACTGACTGAATCCGCCGTCGCCGATCTGCGCAAAGCGATGCCGGACACCAAGGTGGAGTACCCGTAG
- a CDS encoding S1C family serine protease, producing MTNHHRRWVAFTLALVGLAFAGSSKNVHAQSFAKTITGVQPKIVKIYGAGGVRGLEPYQSGMVISPEGHVLTSWSYVLDTDYITVTLNDGRKFQGELVGYDPRLEIAVLKIDAVNLSYFNLDKSVELKSGARVLAFSNIYGVAAGDEAASVLHGVVSAKSKLFARRGVFETPYRGEAYVLDAMTNNPGGAGGALTDTRGRLAGILGKELRNAQNNTWLNYAIPVAALADSVDNLKRGLSVPSVDPEDLKLQPDPLTLSMLGITLVPDVLAKTPPFIDQIRRGSAAEKSGLKTDDLILFCDDDIMSSCEVFRVQLLQIDRDDSIRLTVQRGQELIEVELSAND from the coding sequence ATGACCAATCATCATCGCCGCTGGGTCGCTTTCACACTGGCTCTCGTGGGACTGGCTTTCGCCGGCAGTTCGAAAAACGTCCACGCCCAGTCGTTCGCCAAAACGATTACCGGCGTGCAGCCCAAGATCGTCAAGATCTACGGCGCCGGCGGCGTACGCGGCCTGGAACCGTATCAAAGCGGCATGGTGATCTCTCCCGAAGGCCACGTGCTGACCTCCTGGAGTTATGTGCTCGATACGGATTACATCACCGTCACCCTTAATGACGGCCGCAAGTTCCAGGGAGAGCTGGTCGGCTACGACCCGCGTCTGGAAATCGCGGTGCTCAAAATCGACGCGGTGAACCTTTCGTATTTCAATCTGGATAAATCGGTCGAGCTGAAATCCGGGGCACGGGTTCTGGCCTTTAGTAACATCTACGGCGTGGCCGCCGGCGACGAAGCGGCCAGCGTGCTGCACGGCGTTGTCTCGGCCAAAAGCAAACTGTTCGCCCGACGCGGCGTGTTCGAAACGCCTTACCGCGGCGAAGCGTACGTGCTGGACGCCATGACCAACAACCCCGGCGGCGCCGGCGGGGCGCTGACCGATACCCGCGGCCGACTGGCCGGCATCCTGGGGAAAGAACTGCGGAACGCGCAGAACAACACCTGGTTGAACTACGCCATTCCCGTCGCCGCCCTGGCCGACTCGGTCGACAATTTGAAACGCGGCCTCAGCGTGCCCAGCGTGGACCCGGAGGATCTCAAACTCCAGCCGGATCCCCTGACGTTGTCGATGCTGGGCATTACCCTGGTGCCCGACGTGCTGGCGAAAACGCCGCCGTTTATCGATCAGATCCGTCGCGGTTCGGCGGCGGAAAAATCCGGCCTGAAAACCGACGACCTGATCCTGTTCTGCGACGACGACATTATGTCGTCTTGCGAAGTGTTCCGCGTGCAGTTGCTGCAGATCGACCGCGACGACTCCATTCGCCTCACGGTCCAGCGCGGCCAGGAGTTGATCGAAGTCGAACTGAGCGCCAACGACTAG
- a CDS encoding PDZ domain-containing protein: MKVFAMRLLLLATLCLLVSPWTSAWAQDDIATIEERAILAAVDKASPAVVRIETYAGQERVGELIAGEGPTTGLIVSEDGYILSSEFNFVQNPNSIIVSLPEGGRAAAQIVARDESRKLVLLKVKTDKKLPTPEIAPRDEFVVGQWTIAIGRTYGPDAPNLSVGILSAADRVWGKVVQTDAKISPSNYGGPIVDIRGRVMGILAPFSPQGGDAVAGAEWYDSGIGFAVPLSDVMPHLEKLKAGENLKPGLLGVSLKASDLYETPPEVAACPATSPAAEAGIKVGDKIVEVSGQPVVRQAQLKHLLGRKYAGDVVQVVVLRGEEQLPFEVTLTDEIRPYVNPFIGLLPLRGPGKEKGVVVRYVYPGSPAAEAGIEPGDRLTLLDGDEIPDAGSLSDQLAAFTFDEEITLTLLRGEEKKEVKIKLASLPTEIPAELPSALPDGVTPAGEGERPPVGPVDLKLAEEKNECLAYVPTTYDPQFTYGVVIYLHAPGEFDREKLLARWQPVCDQQQLILLAPQAADPAKWTPGEVDFISKALDDILANYNVDRSRIVAHGYQAGGGIAYLAGFTHRDRVRGIAAVDAAMPGRAAPADNDPVLRVAVYTTRPDKSPLAPAIKAGVDKLEKLKYPVTTVEHEGPGRYLNDEEFAGFLRWIDSLDRF; the protein is encoded by the coding sequence ATGAAAGTTTTCGCTATGCGCCTGCTGCTGCTCGCTACGCTCTGCTTGCTGGTTTCCCCGTGGACCTCGGCCTGGGCCCAGGATGATATCGCCACCATCGAAGAACGTGCGATCCTGGCCGCCGTGGACAAAGCGTCCCCCGCGGTCGTGCGTATCGAAACGTATGCCGGGCAGGAACGGGTCGGCGAGCTGATCGCCGGCGAAGGCCCCACCACCGGCCTGATCGTCTCGGAAGACGGTTACATTCTTTCCAGCGAGTTCAACTTTGTGCAGAACCCGAACTCCATCATCGTGAGCCTGCCCGAAGGCGGCCGCGCCGCTGCGCAGATTGTGGCCCGCGATGAAAGCCGGAAGCTCGTGCTGCTCAAAGTCAAAACCGACAAGAAACTGCCCACGCCCGAGATCGCCCCCCGCGACGAATTCGTCGTCGGCCAGTGGACGATCGCCATTGGCCGCACCTACGGCCCCGACGCCCCGAATCTTTCGGTCGGCATCTTGAGTGCTGCGGATCGTGTCTGGGGAAAGGTCGTGCAGACCGACGCCAAGATTTCGCCCAGCAACTACGGTGGTCCGATTGTCGACATCCGCGGCCGCGTGATGGGGATCCTGGCGCCCTTTTCTCCGCAAGGCGGCGACGCGGTTGCTGGCGCTGAATGGTACGACTCCGGCATCGGTTTCGCCGTGCCGCTGTCCGACGTCATGCCGCACCTGGAAAAACTCAAAGCCGGCGAAAACCTGAAGCCGGGCCTGCTGGGCGTGTCGCTCAAAGCATCGGATCTGTATGAAACGCCTCCCGAAGTGGCCGCTTGTCCCGCCACCTCGCCCGCTGCTGAAGCCGGCATCAAAGTGGGGGACAAAATCGTCGAAGTCAGCGGCCAGCCGGTCGTACGCCAGGCCCAGCTCAAGCATCTGCTGGGACGCAAATACGCGGGCGACGTCGTCCAGGTTGTCGTCCTGCGCGGCGAAGAACAGCTGCCGTTTGAAGTCACCCTGACCGATGAGATCCGTCCCTACGTGAACCCGTTCATCGGTCTGCTCCCGCTCCGCGGTCCCGGCAAAGAAAAGGGCGTGGTGGTGCGTTACGTGTATCCCGGTTCCCCGGCTGCCGAGGCCGGCATCGAGCCGGGCGATCGCCTGACCCTGCTCGATGGCGATGAAATCCCCGACGCCGGCTCCCTCAGCGATCAGCTGGCGGCCTTTACCTTCGACGAAGAGATCACCCTGACGCTCCTCCGCGGCGAAGAAAAGAAAGAAGTCAAAATCAAACTGGCCAGCCTGCCGACCGAAATCCCCGCCGAGCTGCCGTCCGCCCTGCCCGACGGCGTGACACCCGCCGGCGAAGGGGAACGTCCTCCCGTCGGTCCCGTTGATCTGAAGCTGGCCGAAGAAAAGAACGAATGCCTGGCCTATGTGCCAACCACCTACGACCCGCAATTCACCTATGGCGTGGTGATCTATCTGCACGCTCCCGGCGAATTCGACCGCGAGAAACTCCTGGCCCGCTGGCAGCCCGTCTGCGACCAGCAGCAGTTAATCCTGCTGGCTCCCCAGGCGGCTGACCCTGCCAAATGGACGCCCGGCGAAGTCGACTTCATCAGCAAAGCGCTCGACGACATTCTGGCCAACTATAATGTCGACCGCAGCCGGATTGTCGCCCATGGCTACCAGGCCGGCGGCGGCATCGCTTATCTGGCGGGCTTTACCCATCGTGATCGGGTGCGCGGCATCGCCGCCGTCGATGCGGCCATGCCCGGCAGGGCGGCCCCGGCCGACAACGATCCGGTCCTGCGGGTCGCCGTGTACACGACCCGTCCCGACAAGTCGCCTTTGGCTCCGGCCATCAAAGCCGGCGTCGACAAATTAGAAAAGCTGAAATACCCGGTCACCACCGTCGAGCACGAAGGCCCGGGCCGCTACCTCAACGACGAAGAATTCGCCGGATTCCTCCGCTGGATCGATTCCCTCGATCGTTTCTAA
- a CDS encoding vWA domain-containing protein, translating to MPAFLSDHVLQVPQTGLLADAASNATINFSRLAEFTEWWHWVLLLFASVAIVGLIGMMYVLDSRELSSGATVLLLSLRVFALLGLLLFFLDLEKRTEHRLVKDSRVVVMLDNSLSMGLRDTESLDSKGAASRSEELARSIADGPMLAELRQTHHVVAYRFGEDAKPEEIGSFPKLTNEQVKAEQSEVGQLLARLDQSRFIGQLAGGLLLVSLLSGFVYWILRWTSASKTASLAAAGVLWTAFLAVSIAALVLTPEFQMESLANFTPGRIAVLVLGLTPFIAVAIALAVTIRSQSAADLHSWIAVCGVWSLLACGVTLAVAHLRVPELAPQEIVGIEDASQALDKAKKIDDSEEKAEDPADSIEWMTELRPRGAQTRLGDSLRYLVNRERGGPIAGIVLLTDGGQNSGVAPDVAVRAAQDAKIPVYAVGLGSDKLPINVSVVDLQAPPRVYPGDEYAVVGLLRASGLKGRRVRVELYVSQDDGPEVLEEERTQVLETDGKTVSLRFEMPPKEGGRYAYTLKVVPPDGDHDNRDNAKSAKVEVVERRNKVLVLAGGPTREFRFLRNQLYRDRDTEVHVILQTGQPGISQEADELLFEFPSHPDELFQYDCVIAFDPDWRLLTEDQVRLLERWVAEKAGGLIVVAGPVYTPLWTGQRRGDRRFDILKGLYPVVFYQQGAATIRLGRFGGEEPWKLDFTPEGRRAEFLWLEDNAIDSEASWDSFEGVYGYYAVREAKKGGQIYAHFSDPDTMIDDQLPIYLAGQFYGAGRVFFQASGEMWRIRAIDDRAFEQYYTKLIRWASQGRLLRDSSRGVLLVDQDRCILGEQVAVTAILQDAQHRPLTDSEVTAVLIQPDGTHSPLRMPMLRDAAREGAYAAGFTASQEGDYRVEIKVPGELDEVLSAEVRARAPDLEVEKPQRNDVLLQQLTDETEGRYYVGLAAAMKPAPGNPAVFEIASAEKTSFVPAATPDRSYSRVLRWWLLMLICVSLCLEWTVRRISRLA from the coding sequence ATGCCTGCGTTTCTTTCCGACCATGTATTGCAGGTTCCGCAAACTGGCCTGCTGGCGGATGCGGCCTCGAACGCGACGATTAATTTCTCGCGTCTGGCTGAGTTCACCGAGTGGTGGCACTGGGTGCTGCTGCTGTTTGCCTCGGTCGCCATCGTCGGCCTGATCGGCATGATGTACGTGCTCGACAGTCGCGAACTGTCCAGCGGCGCCACCGTGCTGCTGCTGTCGCTGCGGGTGTTCGCCCTGCTCGGCCTGCTGCTGTTTTTTCTCGACCTGGAGAAACGGACCGAGCACCGCCTGGTGAAGGATTCCCGGGTGGTCGTCATGCTCGACAATAGTCTGAGCATGGGCCTGCGCGATACCGAAAGCCTGGACTCCAAAGGCGCCGCCAGCCGCAGTGAAGAACTGGCCCGTTCGATCGCCGACGGACCGATGCTGGCCGAACTGCGCCAAACGCATCATGTGGTCGCCTATCGTTTTGGGGAAGACGCCAAACCGGAAGAGATCGGCTCGTTCCCGAAACTCACGAACGAACAGGTCAAAGCCGAACAAAGCGAAGTCGGTCAGCTACTGGCCCGACTGGATCAGTCGCGGTTCATCGGTCAGCTGGCGGGGGGGCTGTTGCTCGTCTCCCTGCTTTCCGGATTTGTGTACTGGATCCTGCGCTGGACATCGGCCAGCAAAACAGCGTCGCTGGCAGCGGCCGGCGTGTTATGGACCGCCTTCCTGGCGGTCAGCATCGCCGCCCTGGTGCTGACGCCCGAGTTCCAGATGGAATCCTTGGCGAACTTTACGCCGGGGCGGATCGCCGTGCTGGTGCTGGGGCTGACCCCCTTTATTGCGGTCGCCATCGCCCTGGCGGTCACGATCCGCAGCCAATCGGCCGCCGATCTTCATTCGTGGATTGCCGTGTGCGGCGTCTGGTCGCTGCTGGCCTGCGGCGTCACGCTGGCGGTCGCCCACTTGCGCGTGCCGGAACTGGCTCCACAGGAAATCGTCGGCATCGAGGACGCTTCCCAGGCGCTCGACAAAGCAAAAAAGATTGACGACTCAGAAGAGAAAGCCGAAGACCCGGCCGACAGCATCGAGTGGATGACCGAACTCCGCCCCCGCGGCGCCCAGACCCGCCTGGGCGACAGCCTGCGATACCTGGTCAACCGCGAACGCGGCGGACCGATCGCCGGCATCGTGCTGCTCACCGACGGCGGACAAAACTCAGGCGTGGCGCCCGATGTGGCCGTCCGCGCCGCCCAGGACGCCAAGATCCCCGTGTATGCGGTCGGTCTCGGTTCCGACAAACTGCCCATCAACGTCAGCGTGGTCGACCTGCAGGCTCCGCCGCGGGTGTACCCGGGCGATGAATACGCCGTGGTTGGCCTGTTGCGGGCCAGCGGCCTGAAGGGTCGCCGGGTGCGGGTGGAACTGTACGTCTCGCAGGATGACGGCCCCGAAGTCCTGGAGGAAGAGCGCACCCAGGTGCTGGAAACCGACGGGAAGACGGTCTCGCTTCGCTTTGAAATGCCTCCCAAAGAGGGCGGCCGTTACGCCTATACGTTGAAAGTCGTCCCACCCGATGGCGATCACGACAACCGCGACAACGCCAAATCGGCCAAGGTTGAAGTGGTCGAACGCCGGAACAAAGTGCTGGTCCTGGCGGGCGGTCCCACGCGTGAGTTCCGCTTTCTACGCAACCAACTCTACCGCGACCGCGATACCGAAGTCCACGTGATCCTGCAGACCGGGCAGCCGGGCATCTCGCAGGAAGCCGACGAACTGCTGTTTGAATTCCCGTCGCATCCCGATGAACTGTTCCAGTACGACTGCGTGATCGCCTTTGATCCCGACTGGCGACTGCTGACGGAAGACCAGGTCCGACTGCTTGAACGCTGGGTCGCCGAAAAGGCAGGCGGCCTGATTGTGGTCGCCGGCCCGGTGTACACGCCGCTGTGGACCGGGCAGCGCCGAGGCGATCGGCGGTTTGATATTCTCAAAGGGCTGTACCCCGTGGTGTTTTACCAGCAGGGTGCGGCGACGATCAGGCTCGGCCGCTTCGGCGGGGAAGAGCCTTGGAAGCTTGACTTTACGCCCGAAGGCCGCCGTGCCGAGTTCCTGTGGCTGGAAGATAACGCCATCGACAGCGAAGCCTCCTGGGATTCGTTCGAGGGCGTTTATGGCTATTACGCGGTTCGCGAAGCGAAGAAGGGCGGTCAGATTTACGCCCACTTCTCCGATCCCGACACCATGATCGATGACCAGTTGCCGATCTATCTGGCCGGCCAGTTCTACGGCGCCGGTCGGGTCTTTTTCCAGGCCAGCGGCGAAATGTGGCGTATCCGGGCCATCGACGATCGCGCCTTTGAGCAGTACTACACCAAGCTGATTCGCTGGGCCTCGCAAGGGCGACTGCTCCGCGACTCCAGCCGGGGCGTGCTGCTGGTCGACCAGGACCGCTGCATCCTCGGCGAGCAGGTCGCCGTCACCGCCATCCTGCAGGATGCCCAGCATCGACCGCTGACCGATTCGGAAGTAACCGCCGTGCTGATCCAGCCCGACGGTACGCACTCCCCTTTGCGAATGCCCATGCTCCGCGATGCGGCCCGTGAAGGGGCGTACGCCGCTGGCTTTACGGCCTCGCAGGAGGGCGACTATCGGGTCGAAATCAAAGTGCCCGGCGAACTGGATGAAGTGCTGAGCGCCGAAGTCCGCGCCAGGGCGCCCGACCTCGAAGTGGAAAAACCCCAGCGGAACGACGTCCTGCTGCAGCAACTGACGGACGAAACCGAAGGCCGGTATTACGTGGGCCTGGCCGCGGCGATGAAGCCGGCGCCAGGAAACCCTGCGGTCTTTGAGATTGCTTCCGCCGAGAAAACCAGCTTTGTGCCAGCCGCCACGCCGGACCGCTCTTACAGCCGTGTGTTGCGCTGGTGGCTGCTGATGCTGATCTGCGTGAGCCTGTGTCTGGAGTGGACCGTTCGCCGTATCAGTCGACTGGCTTAG
- a CDS encoding S1C family serine protease, with protein MRTQIFRPVRWKANALFAASLLTASLVLAAPCFAQSEEMDAVLAAQQERIAAIAKAKAASVSVFANGGRGGGSGVVITADGYALTNFHVSKPAGNHMKCSMPDGVLYDAVIVGIDPTGDVAMIKLLGRDDFPHAELGDSDLVRPGDWCFAVGNPFLLATNFEPTVTYGIVSGVNRYQYPAGTLLEYADCIQTDASINPGNSGGPLFNAQAQLIGINGRGSFEKRGRVNVGVGYAISINQIKNFMGYLRSGRIVDHATLGASVATSEEGLVLVSNIIETSDAYRRGLRYDDEIVAFGGRPITTVNGFKNVLGIYPKGWRVPLSFRRDGKRYDVLVRLSGVHSDDELISKIQPGLTPSEKDAPDPGHDPEGPAPGPDKPGPRPIPLQPGKAPAPPPKEAAPFIEMRRGYANYYFNQLNRDRVWTAFEQGGSFTGQGGVWTAQGELEAGGAFELTLGETAVSGVFPAGPASIDPSKDLDTQLAPEGSGGLLAAMHLWRRLLLNGPEKFGQVYYLGTAPMAGFEQPIDVLVATHGVIESKFMFDPQTGRLVGMEMYADSYADPCELYFSEYREVDGRQLPGRIEVRRGDDVFGVLLPKTYDLAKTPKTDA; from the coding sequence GTGAGAACTCAAATTTTTCGACCTGTCCGCTGGAAGGCGAACGCCCTCTTTGCCGCATCGCTGCTGACCGCTTCGCTGGTGCTTGCCGCTCCGTGCTTTGCCCAGAGCGAAGAGATGGATGCGGTGCTGGCCGCGCAACAGGAACGCATCGCCGCTATCGCCAAAGCAAAAGCCGCTTCCGTATCTGTGTTCGCCAACGGCGGCCGGGGCGGCGGTTCCGGCGTGGTGATCACGGCCGACGGCTACGCCCTGACCAACTTCCACGTCTCCAAGCCGGCCGGCAACCACATGAAATGCAGCATGCCCGATGGCGTGCTCTACGATGCGGTCATTGTCGGCATTGATCCCACCGGCGACGTGGCCATGATCAAACTGCTGGGCCGCGACGACTTCCCGCATGCGGAACTGGGCGACAGCGACCTGGTCCGCCCCGGCGACTGGTGCTTCGCGGTCGGAAACCCCTTCCTGCTGGCCACCAACTTTGAACCGACGGTCACCTATGGCATCGTCTCGGGCGTGAACCGGTACCAGTATCCGGCCGGCACCCTGCTGGAATACGCCGACTGCATCCAGACCGACGCCTCGATCAACCCGGGCAACTCGGGCGGGCCGCTTTTCAACGCCCAGGCCCAGTTGATTGGCATCAACGGCCGCGGTTCGTTTGAAAAACGCGGCCGCGTCAATGTGGGCGTCGGCTACGCCATCAGCATCAACCAGATTAAAAACTTTATGGGCTACCTCCGCAGCGGGCGGATCGTCGATCACGCCACGCTCGGCGCCAGCGTCGCCACCTCGGAAGAAGGCCTGGTGCTGGTTTCCAACATTATTGAAACCTCTGACGCCTACCGCCGCGGCCTTCGCTACGACGATGAAATCGTCGCCTTTGGCGGACGCCCTATCACGACGGTCAACGGCTTCAAGAACGTCCTCGGCATTTACCCCAAAGGCTGGCGCGTGCCGCTCAGCTTCCGTCGCGATGGGAAACGGTACGACGTCCTCGTCCGGCTCTCCGGCGTTCATTCCGACGACGAACTGATCAGCAAAATCCAGCCCGGCCTGACCCCGTCGGAAAAAGACGCTCCCGATCCGGGCCACGACCCGGAAGGACCGGCGCCTGGTCCGGACAAGCCGGGCCCCCGGCCGATCCCGCTGCAGCCTGGCAAAGCGCCCGCTCCGCCGCCGAAAGAGGCCGCCCCCTTCATCGAAATGCGACGGGGTTACGCTAACTATTACTTCAACCAGCTCAACCGTGACCGGGTCTGGACTGCCTTTGAACAGGGCGGCAGTTTTACCGGCCAGGGCGGCGTCTGGACCGCACAGGGCGAGCTCGAAGCGGGGGGCGCCTTTGAACTGACGCTGGGAGAAACCGCCGTCTCGGGCGTGTTCCCGGCCGGTCCGGCTTCGATCGATCCGTCCAAAGATCTCGATACGCAACTCGCCCCCGAAGGTTCCGGAGGGCTGCTTGCCGCCATGCACCTGTGGCGCCGACTGCTGCTGAACGGACCAGAGAAATTCGGCCAGGTGTATTACCTGGGCACCGCGCCGATGGCCGGCTTCGAACAGCCGATCGACGTGCTGGTCGCGACCCATGGGGTGATTGAATCGAAGTTCATGTTCGACCCGCAAACGGGACGTCTGGTCGGTATGGAAATGTACGCCGACTCCTACGCGGACCCCTGCGAATTGTATTTCAGCGAGTATCGCGAAGTCGACGGACGCCAGTTGCCGGGCCGGATCGAAGTCCGCCGCGGCGACGACGTCTTTGGCGTACTCCTGCCCAAGACTTACGACCTGGCCAAGACCCCCAAAACCGACGCCTGA